In Ipomoea triloba cultivar NCNSP0323 chromosome 7, ASM357664v1, a single genomic region encodes these proteins:
- the LOC116026108 gene encoding protein SENESCENCE-ASSOCIATED GENE 21, mitochondrial-like, translated as MARNFSTAKQLSSFVLHRISVAAICRRGYAAEGAVASGRAKSNSNSNATPKSGNEAVDKAAASWYPDPVTGYYRPEGEDDKVIDAADLRLMFLKNTPRKQ; from the exons atggcTCGCAATTTCTCCACAGCCAAGCAGCTCTCTTCTTTCGTCCTTCACAGAATATCCGTCGCCGCCATCTGCAG GAGGGGATATGCGGCGGAGGGAGCGGTGGCGAGTGGAAGGGCAAAGAGCAATAGCAATAGCAATGCTACGCCGAAAAGTGGAAATGAAGCGGTAGACAAGGCGGCGGCTTCATGGTATCCGGATCCTGTAACAGGGTATTATAGACCCGAGGGTGAAGATGATAAGGTGATAGACGCTGCTGATCTGCGTCTCATGTTCTTGAAGAACACACCTCGAAAACAATGA
- the LOC116024392 gene encoding uncharacterized protein LOC116024392 — protein MSKAYDRVEWGFLEAVMLKLGFSARWVALIMYCVRTVEYNVLVEGEEVGPINPGRGLRQGDPLSPYLFILVAEGLSVAVKQQEYANTLEAGVVAAILGEYALASGQEVNFDKSSLSFSANVGREDREAVSTLLGVSAGESELCREVERILNEFWWNGRGRGGMRWMRWESLCTPKKVGGLGFRRVREFNIAMLSKQAWRLVKFPDSLVARVFKARYYPRSQFMDAKLGYNPSFIWRSVWQTRAVLERGGCWRVGDGGTIRVWGDAWIPNKLNMKVETEMPE, from the exons ATGAGCAAGGCATATGATAGGGTAGAGTGGGGGTTCCTAGAAGCAGTTATGTTGAAGCTGGGGTTCAGTGCGAGATGGGTGGCATTGATTATGTACTGTGTTCGAACTGTGGAGTACAATGTGTTAGTAGAGGGGGAGGAGGTGGGGCCTATTAATCCGGGGAGGGGTTTGCGTCAAGGTGACCCGTTGTCCCCGTATCTATTTATACTGGTGGCGGAAGGGTTGAGCGTTGCGGTTAAACAGCAGGAATA tGCGAATACTCTTGAGGCTGGTGTGGTTGCTGCAATTCTGGGAGAATATGCGCTAGCTTCAGGCCAGGAGGTAAATTTCGATAAGTCTTCGCTCTCTTTTAGTGCCAATGTGGGTCGTGAAGATAGGGAGGCTGTGAGTACACTATTAGGTGTTTCGGCAGGGGAGAGT GAATTGTGTCGAGAGGTGGAAAGGATCCTAAATGAGTTTTGGTGGAATGGTCGCGGGCGAGGTGGGATGCGATGGATGAGGTGGGAAAGTTTGTGTACGCCCAAGAAGGTAGGAGGGCTGGGATTCCGGCGAGTGCGGGAGTTCAACATAGCGATGCTTAGTAAACAGGCATGGCGACTGGTGAAATTCCCTGACTCCTTGGTGGCACGGGTGTTTAAGGCGAGGTATTATCCTAGAAGTCAGTTCATGGATGCTAAGCTGGGGTATAATCCGTCGTTCATTTGGAGAAGTGTTTGGCAGACGAGGGCTGTGTTGGAACGTGGGGGCTGTTGGAGGGTAGGGGATGGTGGTACCATAAGGGTGTGGGGGGATGCATGGATTCCCAATAAGTTGAATATGAAGGTTGAGACGGAGATGCCGGAGTAG